Proteins found in one Populus alba chromosome 14, ASM523922v2, whole genome shotgun sequence genomic segment:
- the LOC118059292 gene encoding dirigent protein 22 gives MARVPIFAPKFIILSLIFSFATILVNGDQDHEFVRSMDRKLLGLKKEKLSHFKLYWHDILTGPNPSSIQVVPPLNTSITAFGFVRMIDNPLTLGPEMSSRLVGKAQGFYAQASQQDLGLLMAMNFAFIEGKYNGSTITVLGRNDVFSTVREMPVIGGSGLFRFARGYVQARTHMVDLKTRDATVEYNVYVFHY, from the coding sequence ATGGCTAGAGTTCCCATCTTTGCTCCCAAATTCATCATTCTCTCACTCATCTTTTCCTTTGCCACAATTTTGGTCAATGGAGATCAAGATCACGAATTTGTGAGGAGCATGGACCGGAAGCTATTAGGGCTCAAGAAAGAAAAGCTCAgtcatttcaaattatattgGCATGACATCCTTACAGGCCCTAACCCTAGTTCCATCCAAGTTGTGCCACCATTGAACACTTCAATAACAGCTTTTGGGTTTGTGAGAATGATCGATAACCCTTTAACCTTAGGGCCAGAAATGAGCTCAAGGTTGGTAGGAAAGGCGCAAGGGTTTTATGCACAGGCATCACAACAAGATCTTGGCTTGTTAATGGCCATGAACTTTGCTTTTATTGAAGGAAAGTATAATGGTAGCACTATCACTGTTCTAGGGAGGAACGACGTGTTCTCGACGGTGAGAGAGATGCCAGTGATCGGAGGAAGTGGACTTTTCCGGTTTGCTAGAGGTTATGTTCAGGCAAGAACTCACATGGTTGATCTCAAGACAAGAGATGCTACGGTTGAGTATAATGTCTACGTTTTTCATTATTGA
- the LOC118059293 gene encoding dirigent protein 22, whose product MARVPIFSPKFIILSLIFSFATILVNGDQDHEFVRSMDRKLLGLKKEKLSHFKLYWHDILTGPNPSSIQVVPPLNTSITAFGLVRMIDNPLTLGPEMSSRMVGKAQGFYAQASQQDLGLLMAMNFAFIEGKYNGSTITVLGRNEVFSTVREMPVIGGSGLFRFARGYVQARTHMVDLKTGDATVEYNVYVFHY is encoded by the coding sequence ATGGCTAGAGTTCCCATCTTTTCTCCCAAATTCATCATTCTCTCACTCATCTTTTCCTTTGCCACAATTTTGGTCAATGGAGATCAAGATCACGAATTTGTGAGGAGCATGGACAGGAAGCTATTAGGGCTCAAGAAAGAAAAGCTCAGCCATTTCAAATTATATTGGCATGACATCCTTACAGGCCCTAACCCTAGTTCCATCCAAGTTGTGCCACCATTGAACACTTCAATAACAGCTTTTGGGTTAGTGAGAATGATCGATAACCCTTTAACCTTAGGGCCTGAAATGAGCTCAAGGATGGTAGGAAAGGCGCAAGGGTTTTATGCACAAGCATCACAACAAGATCTTGGCTTGTTAATGGCCATGAACTTTGCTTTTATTGAAGGAAAGTATAATGGGAGCACTATCACTGTTCTAGGGAGGAACGAAGTGTTCTCGACGGTGAGAGAGATGCCAGTGATCGGAGGAAGTGGACTTTTCCGGTTTGCCAGAGGTTATGTTCAGGCAAGAACTCACATGGTTGATCTCAAGACAGGAGATGCTACAGTTGAGTATAATGTCTACGTTTTTCATTATTGA
- the LOC118059294 gene encoding dirigent protein 22: MATISMARIVPIIVSKLIILSTILSPLAIIHASKENQGFVRTLDRNLHGFKKEKLTHFRVYWHDIYSAPNPTAMPIVRPPSNTSATLFGSISMIDDPLTEKQELSSKLIGRAQGFYGSAGQEETALLMAMNFVFLEGKYNGSTISILGRNSVFSKVREMPVIGGSGLFRFARGYAQANTCSFNAKTGDAVVEYNVYVLHY, encoded by the coding sequence ATGGCAACAATTTCCATGGCTAGAATTGTCCCCATTATAGTTTCCAAACTCATCATTCTAAGCACCATCCTCTCTCCTTTAGCCATTATTCATGcttcaaaagaaaatcaaggCTTTGTCAGAACCCTAGACCGCAACCTACACGGgttcaagaaagaaaagctaACCCATTTTCGGGTTTATTGGCATGACATTTATAGTGCCCCGAACCCTACAGCCATGCCCATAGTGAGACCACCTTCCAACACATCAGCAACTCTTTTCGGTTCTATAAGCATGATCGATGATCCGTTGACAGAAAAGCAAGAACTAAGCTCGAAATTGATAGGAAGAGCTCAGGGGTTTTATGGATCAGCAGGACAAGAAGAAACTGCCCTATTGATGGCGATGAACTTTGTGTTCCTTGAAGGCAAGTACAATGGTAGCACCATTAGCATACTAGGGAGGAACAGTGTTTTTTCCAAGGTGAGAGAGATGCCGGTGATCGGAGGTAGTGGGCTTTTCCGGTTTGCCAGAGGATATGCTCAAGCCAATACTTGTAGTTTCAATGCGAAGACAGGAGATGCTGTTGTTGAGTACAATGTGTATGTGTTACATTATTGA
- the LOC118059295 gene encoding dirigent protein 19 has translation MYTIDHSHTIMSTKARVFSTIALQSILLTLLSSFVTGENQDFVRTLDRNLHGFKKEKLTHFRVYWHDIYSAPNPTAMPIVRPPSNTSATLFGSISMIDDPLTEKPELSSKLIGRAQGFYGSAGQEETALLMAMNFVFLQGKYNGSTISILGRNHVFSKVREMPVIGGSGLFRFARGYAQASTHSFDLKSGDAVVEYNVYVLHY, from the coding sequence ATGTACACTATTGATCATAGCCACACAATAATGTCAACTAAGGCTAGAGTTTTCTCCACTATAGCTTTGCAATCCATCCTCCTCACCCTCCTCTCTTCCTTTGTCACCGGAGAAAACCAAGATTTTGTCAGAACCCTAGACCGCAACCTACACGGgttcaagaaagaaaagctaACCCATTTTCGTGTGTATTGGCATGACATTTATAGTGCCCCGAACCCTACAGCCATGCCCATAGTGAGACCACCTTCCAACACATCAGCAACTCTTTTCGGTTCTATAAGCATGATCGATGATCCGTTGACAGAAAAGCCAGAACTAAGCTCGAAATTGATAGGAAGAGCTCAGGGGTTTTATGGATCAGCAGGACAAGAAGAAACTGCCCTATTGATGGCGATGAACTTTGTTTTCCTTCAAGGCAAGTACAATGGTAGCACCATTAGCATACTAGGGAGGAACCATGTTTTTTCCAAGGTGAGAGAGATGCCGGTGATCGGAGGTAGTGGGCTTTTCCGGTTTGCCAGAGGATATGCTCAGGCCAGTACTCACAGTTTTGATCTAAAATCTGGTGATGCTGTCGTTGAGTATAATGTCTATGTATTGCACTATTGA